Proteins encoded together in one Flavobacterium keumense window:
- a CDS encoding substrate-binding domain-containing protein, translated as MKKRQSFLIVFILIIGLISCENYSDKSSRIKIGFSQSISEDDSWRKSMDNSMKVEASLHPEIDLSIYNANSSSKKQINDIENMIDNHMDVIIIAPLGNDSITPVIDKAFKKGIPIIILDRKVNTSNYTTFIGSDNVEVGKIAGKYIASRANKVTNVLEIRATTNISPGVERSLGFKQVLNQFSNINRKSITAVSLDSLNQSFSRVLDSIPNLDYVFAFNDNIALQVWDVAKKKNKIGNIKFIGVDGLNGPVGGIQAVKEGKLTATVLYPTGGSEAIKIALQIVNKEIVPKNTKLATTLIDSLNADIMSNQFDKVSQQMLNIEQQQNVIKEQEKEYITLFNLIKLLTFFIVVIVFLVLFSVYSMISIRNKNRMLQINNDKISIQKNEIQKYAKKLKISNEAKINFFTGISHEFKTPLTLILSAVESLNDEFQNKNQHLKKELVLMHNNSMRLLRLINQLLDFRRIENKDFTIRPSKINLYKFSVEIFEEFKREAKKKNIEYTIVSNCEELELYVDQNLMDKVYYNLLSNAFKFTPDNGKIQIEIKKNDELRNVCISFKDNGIGIPKGERDKIFEIYYQGSNSTKNGSGIGLNLSKKFIDLHHGTIEVLSEIGTEFRVILPIDNQFPESIVQLPDSTSGTTKLDYEYFDTDSNTRSSNLDSEEKQSILIIEDNSELLEFLIAKMQIEYSVFSSDGNDAIEKAFETIPDIILCDLNLPGKNGFEICKILKSNELTSHIPTIILTAMDGQENYIKSLESGADLFLNKPFNLKVLQQSIKNLLFNRERIRTFYSKNNSIITDIVGVGKNEKEFLNKIDAILNSNLDNSNFSVEELASCLHISRVQLYRKVKAILNIGIGDYIVNFRLDKAIQMLKDSDLNISEIAYSCGFASPNYFSTAFKNKYLISPKEYRNSL; from the coding sequence ATGAAAAAAAGACAGTCTTTTTTAATAGTTTTCATCCTAATAATTGGGTTGATTTCTTGTGAAAATTATTCAGACAAGAGTTCTAGGATTAAAATTGGATTCTCACAAAGTATTTCAGAAGATGATAGTTGGAGAAAATCAATGGATAATTCGATGAAGGTTGAGGCGTCTCTGCATCCTGAAATAGACCTCTCCATTTATAATGCAAATAGTAGCTCCAAAAAACAAATAAATGATATTGAAAATATGATTGACAATCATATGGATGTCATTATTATTGCCCCTTTAGGAAATGATTCAATTACACCTGTTATAGACAAAGCTTTTAAAAAAGGAATTCCAATTATAATACTTGACAGAAAAGTTAATACGTCAAATTATACCACATTCATTGGGTCTGATAATGTAGAAGTTGGAAAAATTGCAGGAAAATATATTGCATCTAGAGCGAATAAAGTAACAAATGTACTTGAAATTAGAGCGACCACAAATATTTCTCCTGGAGTTGAAAGAAGTCTTGGTTTTAAACAAGTATTAAATCAATTCTCTAATATTAATAGAAAAAGTATTACTGCGGTTAGTCTGGATTCTTTAAATCAATCATTTAGCAGAGTCTTAGATAGTATTCCAAATTTGGATTATGTATTTGCGTTTAATGATAACATTGCACTACAAGTTTGGGATGTTGCTAAGAAAAAAAATAAAATAGGTAATATTAAATTCATCGGAGTCGATGGGTTAAATGGTCCTGTTGGAGGAATTCAAGCAGTTAAAGAAGGAAAACTAACAGCTACAGTTTTATATCCAACAGGAGGGAGTGAAGCTATAAAAATTGCATTACAAATTGTAAATAAAGAAATCGTACCCAAAAATACTAAACTTGCAACTACACTAATTGATTCTCTGAATGCTGATATAATGAGTAACCAATTTGATAAGGTTTCTCAACAAATGCTTAATATAGAACAACAGCAAAATGTAATTAAAGAACAAGAAAAAGAATATATCACACTTTTTAACTTAATTAAATTACTAACTTTCTTTATAGTTGTTATTGTTTTTTTGGTGCTTTTTAGTGTATACAGTATGATTTCTATACGGAATAAGAATAGAATGCTTCAGATAAATAACGATAAAATTAGTATTCAAAAAAATGAAATACAGAAATATGCAAAAAAATTAAAAATCAGTAATGAAGCTAAAATTAATTTTTTTACTGGAATTTCTCATGAATTCAAAACACCTCTTACATTAATTTTAAGTGCTGTCGAATCTTTGAATGATGAGTTCCAAAATAAAAACCAACATCTCAAGAAGGAATTAGTTTTGATGCACAATAATTCAATGAGATTGTTGCGCTTAATAAATCAGTTATTAGACTTCAGAAGAATCGAAAATAAAGATTTTACAATTAGGCCTAGTAAAATCAACTTATATAAATTCTCTGTTGAAATCTTTGAAGAATTTAAAAGAGAAGCTAAAAAGAAAAATATTGAATACACTATTGTTTCTAATTGTGAAGAATTGGAACTGTATGTTGACCAAAATTTAATGGATAAGGTTTATTATAATTTACTTTCGAACGCCTTTAAGTTTACACCCGATAATGGTAAAATACAAATTGAGATTAAAAAGAATGATGAATTAAGAAATGTTTGTATTTCATTCAAGGACAATGGAATTGGTATTCCAAAGGGAGAGAGAGATAAGATTTTTGAAATTTATTATCAAGGTTCAAACAGTACAAAAAATGGTTCTGGAATAGGGCTAAATTTATCTAAGAAATTCATTGATTTACACCATGGTACAATTGAAGTTCTTTCTGAAATTGGCACAGAATTTAGAGTGATTTTACCCATAGATAATCAATTTCCTGAATCAATTGTACAACTGCCTGATTCTACTTCAGGTACAACTAAATTAGACTATGAGTATTTCGATACAGACAGTAATACTCGCTCCTCAAATTTGGATTCAGAGGAAAAACAATCCATTTTAATAATTGAGGATAATTCTGAGTTATTAGAATTTCTGATTGCTAAAATGCAAATAGAATATTCCGTCTTTAGTTCAGACGGCAATGATGCAATTGAAAAAGCTTTTGAAACTATTCCAGATATAATACTATGTGATTTAAATCTTCCTGGTAAGAATGGGTTTGAAATCTGTAAAATTTTAAAATCAAATGAATTAACATCTCATATACCTACCATAATTTTAACCGCCATGGATGGTCAAGAAAATTATATTAAATCGTTAGAATCGGGTGCTGATTTATTTTTAAATAAACCGTTTAATTTAAAAGTTTTACAACAGTCTATAAAAAACTTACTTTTTAATAGAGAAAGAATAAGAACATTTTACTCCAAGAATAATAGTATCATTACTGATATTGTAGGAGTAGGAAAAAATGAAAAAGAGTTTTTAAATAAAATCGACGCCATTTTAAATTCCAATCTAGATAATTCTAATTTTTCAGTAGAAGAGTTAGCATCATGTTTACATATATCACGGGTACAATTGTATCGTAAAGTAAAAGCTATTTTGAATATTGGAATTGGAGATTATATTGTCAATTTTAGACTTGACAAAGCAATTCAAATGTTAAAAGATTCGGATTTAAATATTTCTGAAATTGCTTACTCGTGCGGATTTGCCTCCCCTAATTATTTTTCTACAGCTTTCAAAAACAAATATTTAATCTCTCCAAAAGAATACAGGAATTCGTTATAG
- a CDS encoding DEAD/DEAH box helicase family protein yields MFNQNPEQIARDNIDKQLIACGWIIQDKKKLNLAAGLGIAIREYQTDIGPADYVLFVDKKPIGIIEAKREEEGVRLTTVEEQSSQYANAKLRLLNNDPLPFVYESTGEVTRFTDYRDPKPRSRNVFTFHRPETFVQWLSQTKTLRGRLHDLPALPEEGLRDCQVTAITNLEKSFKDQRPKALIQMATGSGKTFTAITFIYRLLKFAKAKRILFLVDTKNLGEQAESEFRAFTANDDNRLFTELYGVTRLGSSFIPNDSQVYISTIQRMYSILKETELDESAEEENPNEMAFQAKEPVPVGYNEKVPIEFFDFVVIDECHRSIYNLWKQVLDYFDVFQIGLTATPDNRTFGYFNQNLVCDYGYEKAVVDGVLVPYNVFTIETEITKNGSVITLGEKVDKRERLTRKKFWEALDEDEVYNGKQLDKDIVNPSTIRTIIRATKENLPAMFPDRLDSNGNFEVPKLLIFAKTDSHAEDIIDIVREEFGEENKFCKKITYRSEEDPKSVLQQFRNDYYPRIAVTVDMIATGTDIRPLEVLLFMRDVKSRSYYEQMKGRGTRTCSVEELKAKGTPTAKYSKDHFVIIDAIGVEQSQKTDSRPLEKAPGVSLKDVLQSVAMGNTSEDMLTTLANRLIRLDQQLKDKDKTAFSEKADGLSIKEIVKKLLNAYNPDTNEQIEVAVRGNMRGCAPIEIEKAIATEQQKLIDDAVAVFNSPDLRDFIVDIRKKYDQIIDIVNIDTITNIGWVKDQEESSAALIGDFKTWIENHKDEITALQIFYAQDYRHRTFTYKMIKDLCEKLKTEKPVLAPLAVWKAYEQLEKTNGSAKNELIALVSLIRKVAGIDTTLTAYDKTVDKNFQEWIFKKNAGQHNAFTEAQMQWLRMMKDYVANSFSIDKDDFDLSPFNAEGGLSKMWQLFGEETDSIINELNEVLAA; encoded by the coding sequence ATGTTCAACCAAAACCCTGAACAAATAGCACGTGATAATATTGACAAGCAGTTAATTGCTTGTGGATGGATTATTCAAGATAAAAAGAAATTGAATCTTGCTGCTGGCTTAGGAATTGCTATCAGAGAATATCAAACCGATATTGGTCCTGCGGATTATGTTTTATTTGTTGATAAAAAACCTATTGGTATTATTGAAGCCAAACGTGAAGAAGAAGGGGTACGACTGACTACGGTTGAAGAGCAATCTTCGCAATATGCCAATGCTAAACTTCGTTTATTGAATAATGATCCTTTGCCGTTTGTGTATGAAAGCACAGGAGAAGTCACTCGATTTACAGATTACAGAGACCCAAAACCTCGTTCGAGAAATGTGTTTACGTTTCATCGTCCTGAAACTTTTGTGCAATGGTTAAGTCAAACGAAAACCTTACGCGGTCGTTTGCATGATTTACCAGCTTTACCTGAAGAGGGGTTAAGAGATTGTCAAGTAACTGCTATTACGAATTTAGAAAAATCCTTTAAAGACCAACGCCCAAAAGCCTTAATTCAAATGGCTACGGGTTCAGGAAAAACCTTTACTGCGATTACCTTTATTTATCGTTTGTTGAAGTTTGCCAAAGCGAAACGCATTTTATTTTTAGTTGATACCAAAAACTTAGGCGAACAAGCCGAAAGCGAATTTCGTGCCTTTACTGCAAATGATGATAACCGTTTGTTTACCGAATTGTATGGTGTAACTCGTTTGGGTAGCTCCTTTATCCCCAATGATTCACAAGTATATATTAGTACGATTCAGCGCATGTATTCGATTTTGAAAGAAACCGAATTGGATGAAAGTGCCGAAGAAGAAAATCCTAACGAAATGGCGTTTCAGGCAAAAGAGCCTGTTCCTGTGGGGTATAATGAAAAAGTGCCGATTGAGTTTTTCGATTTTGTAGTCATAGACGAATGCCACCGCAGTATTTACAACCTTTGGAAACAAGTATTGGATTATTTTGATGTGTTTCAAATTGGGTTAACCGCTACGCCTGATAATCGAACGTTTGGGTATTTCAACCAAAACTTAGTGTGTGATTATGGCTATGAAAAAGCGGTTGTTGACGGGGTTTTAGTGCCATACAATGTGTTTACCATTGAAACTGAAATCACTAAAAACGGTAGTGTCATTACCTTAGGCGAAAAAGTAGATAAACGGGAACGCCTGACTCGTAAAAAGTTTTGGGAAGCCTTAGACGAAGATGAAGTTTATAACGGTAAACAATTGGACAAAGACATTGTAAACCCAAGTACAATTCGAACGATTATACGTGCCACCAAAGAAAATTTACCTGCAATGTTTCCTGACCGCTTGGATAGTAACGGAAACTTTGAAGTACCTAAACTCTTAATTTTTGCAAAAACCGATAGCCATGCCGAAGACATTATCGACATAGTGCGTGAGGAATTTGGCGAAGAAAATAAGTTTTGCAAAAAAATTACTTACCGAAGCGAGGAAGACCCAAAAAGCGTCTTGCAACAGTTTCGAAACGATTATTACCCACGAATTGCCGTTACGGTAGATATGATTGCTACAGGAACCGACATACGTCCACTGGAAGTATTGTTGTTTATGCGTGATGTAAAAAGTCGTTCTTATTATGAGCAAATGAAAGGGCGTGGTACACGAACTTGCTCGGTGGAAGAATTGAAAGCCAAAGGAACACCCACGGCAAAATACAGCAAAGACCATTTTGTAATTATTGACGCTATTGGTGTGGAGCAATCGCAAAAAACAGACAGCCGACCTTTAGAGAAAGCACCAGGTGTTTCGTTAAAAGATGTGTTGCAAAGTGTAGCCATGGGAAACACAAGCGAAGACATGTTGACTACGCTTGCTAACCGATTAATTCGTTTAGACCAACAATTAAAAGACAAAGATAAAACGGCATTTAGTGAAAAAGCTGATGGTTTAAGCATTAAAGAAATTGTAAAAAAATTGTTGAACGCATATAACCCTGATACGAATGAGCAAATAGAAGTTGCCGTTAGAGGAAATATGCGCGGTTGTGCACCCATAGAAATTGAAAAAGCCATTGCTACCGAACAACAAAAGTTAATAGACGATGCTGTAGCCGTATTTAACAGCCCCGATTTGCGAGATTTTATTGTGGACATCCGCAAGAAATATGACCAGATAATAGACATTGTAAACATAGATACCATTACCAACATTGGTTGGGTAAAAGACCAAGAAGAAAGTAGCGCAGCTTTAATTGGCGATTTTAAAACTTGGATAGAAAACCACAAAGACGAGATTACGGCTTTACAGATTTTTTATGCACAAGACTACCGCCACCGCACGTTTACATACAAAATGATTAAAGACTTGTGCGAAAAGCTAAAAACCGAGAAACCTGTTTTAGCGCCTTTAGCTGTTTGGAAAGCCTATGAACAATTGGAAAAAACCAATGGCTCGGCTAAAAACGAGTTGATTGCCTTGGTAAGTTTGATACGCAAAGTGGCGGGTATTGACACCACCTTAACGGCTTATGACAAAACCGTTGACAAAAACTTCCAAGAGTGGATTTTTAAGAAAAATGCAGGGCAACACAACGCTTTTACCGAAGCTCAAATGCAATGGTTGCGCATGATGAAAGACTATGTAGCCAACAGTTTTAGCATAGACAAAGACGACTTTGACCTAAGCCCTTTTAATGCTGAAGGCGGTTTGAGTAAAATGTGGCAATTGTTTGGAGAAGAAACGGATAGTATTATTAATGAATTAAATGAAGTTTTAGCGGCATAA
- a CDS encoding DNA adenine methylase, with protein MIKQHYSPLRYPGGKVSLYDFLKKMLKQNGIIDGVYAEGFAGGAGAALKLLMLEEVNEIYLNDKDKFIYKFWDSVLNHTDELLALINDTKVNLDEWNYRKKILKSEEIQKDLSDVQIAFTTFFLNRSNRSGILKAGVIGGKEQEGEWKIDARYNKADLMKRIEKIFYYKERIHLSNKDVIDFFNDLKKKKFKENEILYYLDPPYVQQGKELYLEYFNHSDHIRLSKYLQKNLKNVWLTSYDDHSLIHSIYKEVTKNIFEFNYYANKTKIGKELIIASKNCKMVNEYSHYSRKKIITDNIEINELILNIKKA; from the coding sequence ATGATTAAACAGCATTATAGCCCATTAAGATACCCAGGCGGTAAAGTTTCTCTTTATGATTTTTTAAAAAAAATGCTTAAGCAAAATGGCATAATAGATGGAGTTTATGCAGAAGGATTTGCTGGCGGTGCAGGAGCTGCATTAAAGTTATTAATGCTTGAAGAAGTCAATGAAATTTATCTAAATGATAAAGATAAATTTATTTATAAATTTTGGGATTCAGTTTTAAATCATACAGATGAACTTTTAGCATTGATAAATGATACAAAAGTTAATTTAGATGAATGGAATTACAGAAAAAAAATTTTAAAAAGCGAAGAAATCCAAAAAGATTTATCTGATGTACAAATCGCATTTACAACCTTCTTCTTAAATAGGTCTAATAGATCAGGAATTTTAAAAGCTGGTGTAATAGGAGGAAAAGAGCAAGAAGGAGAATGGAAAATTGATGCTAGGTATAACAAAGCTGATTTAATGAAAAGAATTGAAAAGATTTTTTATTATAAAGAAAGAATCCATTTGTCAAATAAAGATGTTATAGATTTTTTTAATGATCTAAAAAAGAAAAAATTTAAAGAAAATGAAATTTTGTATTATTTAGACCCTCCATATGTTCAGCAAGGTAAAGAACTATATTTAGAATATTTTAATCATTCAGATCATATTAGATTATCAAAATATCTACAAAAAAATTTAAAAAATGTTTGGTTGACTTCATATGATGATCATTCACTTATACATTCAATATACAAGGAAGTCACCAAAAATATTTTTGAATTCAATTATTATGCAAATAAAACTAAAATAGGTAAAGAACTAATTATTGCTAGTAAAAATTGTAAGATGGTAAATGAGTATTCTCATTATTCTAGAAAAAAAATTATTACGGATAATATTGAAATTAATGAATTAATACTCAATATTAAGAAGGCATGA
- a CDS encoding restriction endonuclease subunit S, producing the protein MINKKLPKDWKIVKVGKYVISTKGKKPKRISKEKTNECYLPYVNIKAFEKGIVDEYTDGVGCVICEEGDFLMVWDGSRSGYVGKAIKGALGSTLVRLNFPDLENNYAYYFLQSKYIEINTRAKGVGIPHVDPNLLWNYYLLIPPLETQQAIVSKIEELFSELDKGIEDLKTAQQQLKTYRQSVLKWAFEGKLTNENVKEGELPEGWEMVNMSKVIEKPKYGTSKKCDYTIKGIGVLRIPNIAKGIVDSTDLKFAKFDEKEIETYSLKEGDILTIRSNGSVDLVGKCALISKKDEGYLYAGYLIRLRPIINKVNPKYLINILTSIDLRNQIEEKAKSTSGVNNINSEELSTLKIQLPPIEEQHRIVQEIESRLSVADKMEESIAQSLQQAEALRQSILKKAFSGELV; encoded by the coding sequence ATGATCAATAAAAAATTACCAAAAGATTGGAAAATAGTTAAAGTTGGGAAATATGTTATTTCTACAAAAGGTAAAAAACCAAAAAGAATTTCCAAAGAAAAAACTAATGAATGTTATCTACCTTATGTAAATATAAAAGCATTTGAAAAAGGGATAGTTGACGAGTATACGGATGGTGTTGGCTGTGTTATTTGTGAAGAAGGTGACTTTTTAATGGTTTGGGACGGCTCGCGTTCAGGATACGTAGGAAAAGCAATAAAAGGAGCATTAGGAAGTACTTTAGTGAGACTTAATTTTCCAGATTTAGAAAACAATTATGCTTATTATTTTTTACAATCAAAGTATATTGAGATTAATACAAGAGCAAAGGGAGTTGGTATTCCTCACGTAGATCCTAACTTACTTTGGAATTATTATTTATTAATACCTCCACTCGAAACCCAACAAGCCATTGTCTCCAAAATAGAAGAACTCTTTAGTGAGCTAGACAAAGGCATAGAAGATTTAAAAACCGCACAACAGCAACTCAAAACCTATCGACAAAGTGTATTGAAATGGGCTTTTGAAGGGAAGTTGACCAATGAAAATGTAAAAGAGGGTGAGCTGCCTGAGGGTTGGGAAATGGTTAATATGTCAAAAGTAATTGAAAAACCAAAATATGGAACTTCCAAAAAATGTGATTATACAATAAAGGGAATCGGAGTTTTAAGAATTCCAAATATTGCAAAAGGAATTGTTGATAGTACAGATTTAAAATTTGCAAAATTTGACGAAAAAGAGATAGAAACTTATTCCTTAAAAGAAGGAGATATATTAACTATTCGTTCAAATGGAAGTGTTGATCTAGTTGGTAAATGTGCTTTGATTTCAAAAAAAGATGAAGGTTATTTATATGCAGGTTATTTGATTCGATTACGTCCAATAATTAATAAAGTAAACCCTAAATATTTAATTAATATACTCACATCAATTGATTTAAGAAATCAGATTGAAGAAAAGGCAAAATCTACAAGCGGAGTAAATAACATCAATTCAGAAGAATTATCAACTTTAAAAATTCAACTTCCACCAATTGAAGAACAACACCGCATCGTTCAAGAAATCGAAAGCCGTTTGAGTGTGGCGGATAAAATGGAGGAAAGTATTGCACAAAGCTTACAACAAGCCGAGGCATTGCGTCAGAGTATATTGAAAAAGGCGTTTAGTGGGGAGTTGGTTTAA
- a CDS encoding DUF2971 domain-containing protein gives MGGYFGKGNNRNTESLESLVFNRFKQFLSKDFVINNKINWEVDNQLSFFDLVIFKKNEPIAIIEIKNNLLEDDKNTYLVFCEKTTTLTNTRFCIITDNNSFYFYERNKNEVLKYTFDEIISQINNFKYSSVNPQQIETVLKIIKDTAKLYLDDNKDFIKYIDDNLIANTIGFDEIKNCFHFNELENNNFNSFENIFFTHLLGEFKAKTIYRYTSLNTLFDSIKNLSYRMSGIMGMNDKSEANFVDQYFSKIETKPINEKPLNFQHHKTISSLNKRYISSCSTNKDDLTLWRLYGDDAKGVCLGFKINSEKNNSSFLINKVKYANSKGELKELDFIAEIIRNVKSQTDFNFEFRKLKIWRHFFKPYEYEIEKEIRILAIDNEFLEKINEDWVLTNSNSIINPVIDFRLNDLKSPFQLSEIIIGPKCPEKIINQVQIREMIVRKNIEIKAKKLNSNLSGIKVSPSKIEHYR, from the coding sequence ATGGGTGGTTACTTCGGAAAAGGAAATAATAGAAATACTGAATCATTGGAGAGTTTAGTTTTTAATAGATTTAAACAATTTCTTAGTAAAGACTTTGTTATTAACAACAAAATTAATTGGGAAGTAGATAATCAACTCTCTTTTTTTGATTTAGTAATATTCAAAAAAAATGAACCAATAGCGATAATTGAAATTAAAAATAATTTATTAGAGGATGATAAGAATACTTACCTTGTGTTTTGTGAAAAAACTACCACTCTAACAAATACTAGATTTTGTATTATTACTGACAATAATTCCTTTTATTTTTATGAAAGGAATAAAAACGAAGTTTTGAAATACACATTTGATGAAATCATAAGTCAAATCAACAATTTTAAATACAGTTCAGTTAATCCCCAGCAAATTGAAACCGTCTTAAAGATTATTAAAGACACAGCTAAACTATATCTTGATGATAATAAAGATTTTATTAAATATATTGATGATAATTTAATAGCAAACACTATCGGTTTTGATGAAATAAAAAATTGTTTTCATTTTAATGAATTGGAAAACAATAACTTTAATTCTTTTGAAAACATTTTCTTTACACATTTACTAGGTGAATTTAAAGCAAAAACAATTTACAGATATACATCATTAAATACTCTATTTGATTCAATTAAAAACCTTTCATATAGAATGAGTGGTATAATGGGAATGAATGACAAATCTGAAGCAAATTTTGTAGACCAATATTTTAGTAAAATAGAAACAAAGCCGATTAATGAGAAACCATTAAACTTTCAGCACCACAAAACTATATCGTCCTTGAACAAAAGATATATTAGTTCTTGCTCAACTAACAAAGATGATTTAACACTTTGGCGATTATATGGTGATGATGCTAAAGGTGTTTGTCTAGGATTTAAAATTAATTCTGAAAAAAATAATTCTAGCTTTCTTATTAATAAAGTTAAATATGCAAATAGTAAAGGTGAGCTAAAAGAGTTAGATTTTATCGCCGAAATAATACGTAATGTAAAAAGCCAAACAGACTTTAATTTTGAATTTAGAAAGCTTAAAATATGGAGACATTTTTTTAAACCCTATGAATACGAAATTGAAAAAGAAATAAGAATTTTGGCTATTGATAATGAATTCTTGGAAAAAATTAATGAAGATTGGGTTTTAACAAATAGTAATTCAATTATTAATCCAGTGATTGATTTTAGATTAAATGACTTAAAATCTCCATTTCAACTAAGTGAAATAATTATTGGGCCAAAATGTCCAGAGAAAATTATAAATCAAGTACAAATTAGGGAAATGATAGTGCGGAAAAACATTGAAATAAAAGCAAAAAAACTTAATTCAAATTTAAGTGGTATTAAAGTATCACCTTCAAAGATTGAACATTACCGATAA
- a CDS encoding type I restriction-modification system subunit M, producing MSKENANASSIVSKVWAFCQTLRDDGVGYGDYLEQLTYLLFLKMADEYSKPPHNRKMPIPSEYAWDTLISKSGSELESHYNNMLRELAKEKGILGQIFVKSQNKIQDPAKLYKLIALINAENWILMGVKDKGDIYEGILEKNAEDTKSGAGQYFTPRPLIKAMVECLRPEPMKTIADPACGTGGFFLAAYDWIVDNRDLDKEEAKFLKYETFFGNEIVASTRRLALMNLFLHNIGDIESDNFISPNDSLITDSGTRYDYILANPPFGKKSSMTFTNAEGEQEKEDLTYNRQDFWVTTSNKQLNFVQHIRTMLKTTGQAAVVLPDNVLFEGGVGETVRKKLLETTDLHTILRLPTGIFYANGVKANVLFFDGKPSSKEPWTKEVWVYDYRTNIHHTLKKNPLKLSDLKDFIALYNPENRHKRTETYHAETNPEGRWRKFGYDEIIARDKTSLDITWLKDKSLADLDNLPDPDVLATDIIENIEAGLESFRAIIASLK from the coding sequence ATGAGTAAAGAAAATGCAAACGCATCCAGTATAGTCAGTAAAGTATGGGCATTTTGCCAAACCCTTAGAGACGATGGTGTAGGCTATGGCGACTACTTGGAGCAGTTAACTTATTTGTTATTTTTAAAAATGGCTGATGAATATAGCAAACCACCACATAATAGAAAAATGCCTATTCCTAGCGAGTATGCTTGGGATACGCTAATTAGTAAAAGTGGTAGTGAGTTGGAAAGTCACTACAACAATATGTTGCGTGAGTTAGCCAAAGAAAAAGGTATTTTAGGGCAAATCTTTGTCAAGAGTCAGAACAAAATACAAGACCCTGCCAAGCTATACAAACTCATCGCACTCATCAATGCCGAAAACTGGATATTGATGGGCGTAAAAGACAAAGGCGATATCTATGAAGGCATCTTAGAAAAAAACGCAGAAGATACCAAGAGTGGCGCAGGGCAATACTTTACCCCAAGACCATTAATTAAGGCTATGGTAGAATGTTTGCGTCCAGAACCTATGAAAACCATAGCGGATCCAGCTTGTGGTACAGGAGGTTTCTTTTTGGCTGCTTATGATTGGATAGTTGACAATAGAGATTTAGACAAAGAAGAAGCTAAGTTTTTGAAATATGAAACGTTTTTTGGTAATGAAATAGTAGCCAGTACACGTCGTTTGGCGTTAATGAATTTGTTCTTGCACAACATTGGGGATATTGAATCGGATAATTTTATTTCACCTAATGATTCTTTGATTACCGATTCGGGTACACGTTATGATTACATTTTAGCCAATCCGCCTTTTGGTAAAAAGAGTAGCATGACCTTTACCAATGCAGAAGGCGAACAAGAAAAAGAAGATTTGACCTATAACCGTCAAGACTTCTGGGTAACAACAAGCAACAAGCAATTGAACTTTGTGCAACATATTCGCACCATGTTAAAAACTACTGGTCAAGCCGCTGTAGTATTACCTGATAATGTATTGTTTGAAGGTGGTGTAGGTGAAACCGTACGTAAAAAGTTATTAGAAACCACCGATTTGCATACGATTTTGCGTTTGCCAACAGGTATTTTTTATGCCAATGGTGTCAAAGCGAATGTATTGTTCTTTGATGGGAAACCCTCAAGTAAAGAACCTTGGACAAAAGAGGTTTGGGTCTATGATTACAGAACCAACATTCACCATACGTTGAAGAAAAATCCGTTAAAATTATCGGATTTAAAAGATTTCATTGCGTTATACAATCCAGAAAATCGCCATAAGAGAACGGAAACTTACCACGCTGAAACCAATCCAGAAGGTCGTTGGAGAAAATTTGGTTACGATGAAATCATAGCAAGAGACAAAACGAGTTTAGACATCACTTGGCTGAAAGATAAATCCTTAGCTGATTTAGATAATTTACCCGACCCTGATGTTTTGGCAACGGATATTATAGAAAATATTGAAGCGGGATTGGAAAGTTTTAGAGCAATAATAGCGAGTTTGAAATAA